A DNA window from Bacteroides cellulosilyticus contains the following coding sequences:
- a CDS encoding NAD(P)H-dependent glycerol-3-phosphate dehydrogenase, which produces MKLPGKIAIMGGGSWATAIAKMVLAQAESINWYMRRDDRITDFKRLGHNPAYLTGVKFDMKRINFSSNINDVVKESDTLIFVTPSPYLKAHLKKLKTRIRDKFIITAIKGIVPDDNLIVSEYFTKEYGVPPENIAVLAGPCHAEEVALERLSYLTIACPDTDKACTIARRLASSFIKTSVSNDVAGIEYSSVLKNVYAIAAGICSGLKYGDNFQAVLISNAVQEMNRFLQTVHPLNRNVNDSVYLGDLLVTGYSNFSRNRTFGTMIGKGYSVKSAQIEMEMIAEGYYGTKCIKEINKHHHVNMPILDAVYNILYERISPMIEIKLLTDSLR; this is translated from the coding sequence ATGAAACTACCCGGAAAGATAGCCATAATGGGCGGAGGAAGCTGGGCTACAGCCATTGCAAAAATGGTACTTGCTCAGGCTGAGTCGATTAACTGGTATATGCGACGAGATGATCGCATAACCGATTTTAAACGACTGGGCCATAACCCTGCCTACCTGACGGGCGTCAAATTCGACATGAAGCGCATCAACTTCAGCTCTAATATCAACGATGTAGTAAAAGAGTCTGATACGCTGATATTTGTCACCCCCTCCCCCTATCTCAAAGCTCACTTGAAGAAGCTGAAAACGCGGATACGGGATAAATTCATCATTACTGCTATAAAAGGAATCGTACCCGACGACAATCTGATTGTATCGGAGTACTTCACAAAAGAATACGGCGTTCCACCCGAAAATATTGCTGTACTGGCAGGTCCCTGCCATGCGGAAGAAGTAGCCTTGGAACGTCTCTCTTATCTCACCATCGCTTGTCCGGACACAGACAAAGCATGTACCATCGCCCGCCGTCTGGCCAGTTCATTTATCAAAACATCCGTCAGCAATGACGTAGCCGGTATAGAATACAGCTCTGTGCTGAAAAACGTATACGCCATTGCCGCTGGTATCTGTAGCGGTCTGAAGTACGGTGATAACTTCCAGGCGGTATTGATATCCAACGCCGTGCAAGAAATGAACCGTTTCCTGCAAACAGTACATCCGCTGAACAGAAACGTAAATGATTCTGTTTATTTAGGTGATCTGTTGGTGACAGGATATTCCAACTTCAGCCGTAATCGCACGTTTGGTACAATGATTGGTAAGGGGTATTCTGTAAAAAGCGCGCAAATAGAAATGGAGATGATTGCCGAAGGATATTACGGTACAAAGTGTATCAAGGAAATCAACAAACATCACCATGTCAATATGCCGATACTGGATGCTGTCTATAACATTCTGTACGAACGCATTTCACCCATGATAGAAATCAAGTTGCTGACTGATTCGCTAAGATAA